AACATCAAGAAAGTTGTTTAACTTAAGTGTAGTTCCCATTGTAAAAAGAACCAAACTTAAAAGCAGATTCAAAATGTTTATCCCATTATATTTGCTTAAAACCCAGTTGAATGAATTTGGATATGTTAATGAAACAATAATTGCCACCAACATTATTGCAAAAAAATACTTTTCAATGAATTTGAAAATTCGTATCATAGTTTAAATATTCATTTTTCAAATTAAAAATACTTTTCTAAAATTTTAAGTTCCCTATTGAATTCATTAACCTCTTTAGATGCAATCTCATCACTTAAATCACTTACATAATTATTGTACATATAGATTGCAAGCAAAACCACCACAATTATTCCTCCAAAA
The sequence above is a segment of the uncultured Methanobrevibacter sp. genome. Coding sequences within it:
- a CDS encoding class III signal peptide-containing protein, producing MDNKGQGSAEFILLFGGIIVVVLLAIYMYNNYVSDLSDEIASKEVNEFNRELKILEKYF